A genomic stretch from Bacteroidia bacterium includes:
- a CDS encoding T9SS type A sorting domain-containing protein: MKFNSYSPYSVLVAVFLVLTSQAFSQRISGGTGHGIALCEDGTLNAWGLNDQNELGLGVLTSNACNCELSPLAVGGISQVKSVSAGGSHTLVLLADSTVKAFGRNFDGELGDGIPTTSGCYCSLNIATVLGLDSIVAVSAGYIHSLALKSDGTVWGWGSNAFGQLGLGYTGLTGCYCELAPMQVAGLPRIVALTSGNFHTLALAEDSTVWAWGNNTYGQIGNGTTSSSGVNTPFQLPLTGIVDIAAGQNHSYALKSDGTVWVWGWNYFGQLGDGTTLDNPNPQQVIGIDSIIGIANAFNHTICLKSDSTVWSWGGNYSGQLGNGNTANAFTPQMALGLTNVVELGGTMGNFSLAMKDDGSVWAWGDNFWGSVGNGSPSNQLSPVQVNPLCTIITDVAEPTREQSISVYPNPAGVGEEFTLEMEMGSTYLVIDMLGNTVLQGLAEQANIHFKMDQAGMYLIVVRKGENQYSQKLLVQ, from the coding sequence AGTATTCTTAGTACTCACCAGCCAAGCATTTTCACAGCGCATTTCCGGTGGCACCGGACATGGTATTGCCCTTTGCGAAGATGGAACCCTTAATGCCTGGGGCTTAAATGACCAAAACGAACTTGGTTTAGGGGTGCTTACTTCCAACGCATGCAATTGTGAACTTAGTCCTTTAGCGGTGGGTGGAATTAGCCAGGTGAAATCGGTAAGTGCAGGAGGCAGTCATACCTTGGTTCTCTTAGCCGATAGCACAGTAAAGGCTTTCGGACGGAATTTTGATGGAGAATTGGGAGATGGAATTCCAACTACTTCCGGTTGTTACTGTAGTTTAAATATAGCCACAGTGCTTGGTTTGGATAGTATCGTTGCGGTTTCGGCAGGTTACATTCATTCTTTGGCACTTAAATCGGATGGAACCGTTTGGGGATGGGGATCCAATGCTTTTGGACAATTGGGATTAGGCTATACCGGATTAACCGGTTGCTATTGCGAATTAGCACCTATGCAAGTTGCAGGTTTGCCTAGAATTGTAGCTCTTACAAGCGGTAATTTCCATACCTTGGCTTTGGCCGAAGATAGCACCGTTTGGGCTTGGGGTAACAATACCTATGGACAAATTGGAAATGGAACCACTTCATCCAGTGGCGTAAATACCCCATTTCAATTGCCATTAACAGGAATTGTTGACATTGCCGCCGGACAAAACCATTCGTATGCCTTGAAAAGTGATGGAACTGTTTGGGTTTGGGGATGGAATTATTTTGGCCAATTGGGCGATGGCACTACCTTAGACAATCCTAATCCACAACAGGTGATTGGTATAGATAGTATTATTGGAATCGCCAATGCCTTCAACCACACCATTTGTTTGAAAAGCGATAGCACTGTTTGGTCTTGGGGAGGAAATTACAGCGGACAGTTAGGAAACGGAAATACCGCAAATGCTTTCACTCCTCAAATGGCTTTGGGTTTGACCAATGTGGTAGAATTAGGAGGTACCATGGGTAATTTCAGTTTAGCCATGAAAGACGACGGTAGCGTTTGGGCTTGGGGTGATAATTTTTGGGGATCGGTTGGAAATGGTTCTCCGTCCAATCAATTGAGTCCTGTACAAGTTAATCCGTTGTGCACCATCATAACCGATGTGGCAGAACCAACCCGGGAGCAATCCATTTCAGTTTACCCAAATCCTGCAGGAGTAGGAGAGGAGTTTACTTTAGAAATGGAAATGGGCAGTACGTATCTGGTTATTGATATGCTTGGAAATACAGTTCTACAAGGATTGGCAGAGCAAGCAAACATCCATTTTAAAATGGATCAGGCCGGTATGTATTTAATAGTAGTAAGAAAGGGTGAAAACCAATATTCCCAAAAGCTATTGGTGCAATAA